A region of the Geomonas subterranea genome:
CGATGAACCTCTCCGAGGCGGCCAGCATCCCGGCCCGGTACCCGGTGAGCGCGAAGGTCTTGCCGAAGGAGGCGATATGGACGAAGTGGTCCCCCCAGGAGGGATCCCGGAACAGCCCGTGAGGCCGCACGCCGCCGGTGATGAAGCTGTTGTAGGTCTCGTCCAGCACCAGCGCCACGTTGCGCCGGCGGGCCAGTTCGTGGAGCTCCTGCACGGTTTCGGGGGGGATCACCGCTCCGGTGGGGTTACTGGGGGTGACGAGGAGGATGGCGCGGGTCTTCGCGGTGACGAGACCGGCGATGGCGGCGACGTCGGGGAGGCCGCCGGTCGACTCGTCAAAGGGGGCGAAAACGGCGCGTATCCCCAGGGCGGCGAGCGCCATGGGGTGGTCGAAGTAGGCCGGCAGTTGCACGATGACCTCGTCGCCGGCGCGGCACAGCGTCACCATGGCGAGCCACAGCGCCTGGCTGGCGCCGATGGTGAGGCAGATCTGGGATGGTTCGATGCGGGCGTCGTAGAGCTTTCTGTAGCCGCGGCAGACCGCCTCGCGCACCTCGGGGAGCCCCTCGTCGATGCTGTAGCGGGAGGTGAGCGGGTCGCGCATCACCTGCGCCAGGTGGTCGATCAGCTCCGGCGGGGGCGGGTAATCCGGGATCGCCTGGCAGAGGTCGATCAGCGAGAGCTTGGGATTGGCGGCCGCCAGCCATCCCTTGACCTCCGAGATCGGCGGCGGGTGGACCCCCTCTATCAGTTCAGACACCGGAAACTTCA
Encoded here:
- a CDS encoding aminotransferase, with the protein product MKFPVSELIEGVHPPPISEVKGWLAAANPKLSLIDLCQAIPDYPPPPELIDHLAQVMRDPLTSRYSIDEGLPEVREAVCRGYRKLYDARIEPSQICLTIGASQALWLAMVTLCRAGDEVIVQLPAYFDHPMALAALGIRAVFAPFDESTGGLPDVAAIAGLVTAKTRAILLVTPSNPTGAVIPPETVQELHELARRRNVALVLDETYNSFITGGVRPHGLFRDPSWGDHFVHIASFGKTFALTGYRAGMLAASERFIGHALKAQDTMAVCQPRVTQHAVQYGFDHLSGWVAENRVMMERRHEVFRGEMAKPGNPFRLVASGPFFGWVAHPCAGRSGREVAKRLVEESGMLLLPGEVFGPGLEGYLRLAFGNIREETIPEAVQRFREFKTENQNH